In a genomic window of Alcanivorax sp.:
- the cysB gene encoding HTH-type transcriptional regulator CysB, which produces MKLQQLRYIWEVARHDLNVSATAAALFTSQPGISKQIRMLEDELGVEVFARSGKHLTHITPAGQAILKIAGEILQQTESIRRVSQEYRDESRGELSIATTHTQARYALPPVIQQFTGRFPDVSLHMHQGTPMQISEMAANGSVDFAIATEALDLFTDLVMMPCYRWNRTVVVPQGHPLTKVTPLTLEALAEYPIVTYVFGFTGRSKLDDAFVDKGLEPKVVFTAADADVIKTYVRLGMGVGIIAHMAVDPVEDKGLVALDAGHLFESSTTRIGFRKGTFLRGFMYDFLEAFAPHLTRERVDAAIKAPNREEREALFEGIELPIR; this is translated from the coding sequence ATGAAACTGCAGCAATTACGCTACATTTGGGAAGTGGCCCGCCATGATCTGAATGTGTCTGCCACCGCCGCGGCCCTTTTTACTTCCCAGCCGGGGATCAGTAAGCAGATTCGCATGCTGGAGGATGAGCTTGGCGTTGAAGTCTTTGCCCGCAGTGGCAAACACCTGACCCATATCACTCCGGCAGGTCAGGCGATCCTGAAAATCGCTGGCGAAATTCTCCAGCAGACCGAATCGATTCGTCGGGTCTCCCAGGAATACCGGGATGAATCCCGCGGCGAACTCAGCATCGCCACCACCCACACCCAGGCTCGTTACGCCTTGCCACCGGTTATCCAGCAGTTCACCGGGCGATTCCCGGATGTGTCCCTGCACATGCATCAAGGGACACCCATGCAGATTTCCGAAATGGCCGCAAACGGTAGCGTGGATTTTGCCATTGCCACGGAAGCCCTGGATCTGTTTACCGATCTGGTGATGATGCCCTGCTATCGCTGGAATCGAACCGTGGTGGTGCCGCAGGGCCATCCGCTGACCAAAGTCACACCACTGACCCTGGAAGCCTTGGCAGAGTACCCCATTGTCACCTATGTATTCGGTTTTACCGGCCGCAGCAAGCTGGATGATGCCTTTGTCGACAAGGGGCTGGAACCGAAGGTGGTATTCACCGCCGCCGATGCGGATGTCATCAAGACTTATGTGCGGCTGGGTATGGGGGTGGGCATTATTGCCCACATGGCCGTTGACCCTGTCGAAGATAAGGGGTTGGTGGCCCTGGATGCCGGGCATCTGTTTGAATCCAGCACCACCCGTATCGGCTTTCGCAAGGGCACCTTCCTGCGCGGTTTCATGTATGACTTCCTGGAGGCGTTCGCCCCCCATCTGACCCGGGAGCGCGTGGATGCGGCCATCAAGGCCCCTAACCGGGAGGAGCGAGAGGCCTTGTTCGAGGGCATCGAGCTACCTATTCGCTAA